CTTTATCTGACGGTGAAAAAGTTCAACTAATTGGTTTCGGTAACTTCGAAGTACGCGAAAGAGCTGCTCGTAAAGGACGTAACCCACAAACTGGTAAAGAGATTGATATCCCTGCAAGCAAAGTTCCAGCTTTTAAAGCAGGTAAAGCATTAAAAGATGCTGTTAAATAATTAAACGCATCAATGCCTTTCTAAAAGGCAAAGACTGTCAATAAGGTCATTGGACTTTATTGACAGTCTTTTTTATATGTTTTGTTAACTCTGCATTTTCATTTCATATCACTTAGTGTTAAGATATATAGGTGATAATATTGAGGTGATAAGATGGATACGATTGAAAAAATTTATAATAAAGAAATTGCAAATTTATTAAAGGGCGTTAAAAACAGCCAAATCCCAGCAACTAATCCTATTATTGCTAAAGCATTAAATGATATCCCAGTCGATACATATGCAAAATTGGCTACTTTATCTATTGATGCCTCAATGCGCTTTTTGGATCAAATTGGAGAAAGTAACGTCTCTTATCAAAATATATTAATTGGTGATCTTGTAAGTGCATATTTTTATAAATGTGCCACTTTAAATCAAGACTTACAATTTTTAGATGTAATGACACAGGCAATCAGTAAACAAAATGAACTTAAACAAACATTACAGCATGAAATTGGTATTGATAAAGAAACATTAATTAAAGACATAGAATCAATTTTTATAATCACAATGATCGATTACTATAATATTGATTTTAATAAAGACCAAATAAAAGAAGAAATCTTCGCACATTACAATTAAAGAACAATATTTTTAAATTTAAAGGAATGAATATAAATTGGATAATAAATCTAAGTCAGAACATGTACATGATGTTTTTCAAAATATTTCAGGTAAGTATGATACATTAAACAATATCATTAGCTTTGAACAACATAAACGTTGGCGCAAATATACAATGAAACAAATGAACGTTCAACCAGGATCAAAAGCTTTGGACGTTTGTTGTGGTACAGCAGATTGGACAATACAATTGAGTCACGCAGTTGGTCCATACGGAGAAGTAGTAGGTATAGATTTCAGTGAAAACATGCTTGAAGTCGGTAAAGAAAAAACTGATAATATGGCAAATATACATTTGATACATGGAGATGCAATGCAACTTCCATTCGAAGATAATGAATTTGATTACGTTACAATTGGATTTGGCCTAAGAAATGTGCCAGACTATAAGCATGTACTTAGCGAATTAAAAAGAGTAGTAAAACCAGGTGGTATGGTAGTATGTCTAGAAACGAGTCAACCTACATTACCAGTATTCAAACAGCTATATAAGTTTTACTTTAAAAATATCATGCCGTTATTCGGTAAGTTATTTGCAAAATCATTAAAGGAATATAATTGGTTACAAGAATCTGCTGAAAGTTTTCCTGGTAAAAAGGAACTAGCCGAAATGTTCGCCGATGTTGGTTATGAAAGAATTAAAGTTAAAAGCTTTACCGGTGGCGTTTCAGCAATGCATTTAGCTTATAAACCTAAATAACAAGGTGATTACATGTATGACAAGACAAAAATTCATTTAAATAGAGAAGTTAAAGAAATAGAAAAAGAAATTAATAAGTATATTGATAGTGATCAGAAGACAATCAATGAAGCTTGCCAATACTTACTTTCATCGGGTGGTAAACGCATAAGACCATTATTCACTTTAATTGCGAGTCAATTTGGTAACAGCTACTCTAAGGATGTCATTACTATTGCAACAACACTTGAGCTCATCCACATGGCTAGCCTAGTTCATGATGATGTAATTGATAAAAGTGATAAACGTAGAGGAAATCCAACAATTGCAAAAAAGTGGGATGTCCAAACTGCAGTATTAACAGGCAATTATTTACTGTCTCAATCTTTAAATGCTGTTAGTACGATTGAACATCCTAAACTACATGAACATTTGGCGAATGGTATTTTGGAAGTGTGTATAGGCGAGTTGTTTCAATTTGAAGACCAATTTGTTTCTAATCAATCCATCACAAACTATTTAC
The Mammaliicoccus sp. Dog046 genome window above contains:
- a CDS encoding HU family DNA-binding protein; protein product: MNKTELINSVSEKANLTKKEAGLAVDAVFESIQKSLSDGEKVQLIGFGNFEVRERAARKGRNPQTGKEIDIPASKVPAFKAGKALKDAVK
- a CDS encoding demethylmenaquinone methyltransferase produces the protein MDNKSKSEHVHDVFQNISGKYDTLNNIISFEQHKRWRKYTMKQMNVQPGSKALDVCCGTADWTIQLSHAVGPYGEVVGIDFSENMLEVGKEKTDNMANIHLIHGDAMQLPFEDNEFDYVTIGFGLRNVPDYKHVLSELKRVVKPGGMVVCLETSQPTLPVFKQLYKFYFKNIMPLFGKLFAKSLKEYNWLQESAESFPGKKELAEMFADVGYERIKVKSFTGGVSAMHLAYKPK
- a CDS encoding polyprenyl synthetase family protein encodes the protein MYDKTKIHLNREVKEIEKEINKYIDSDQKTINEACQYLLSSGGKRIRPLFTLIASQFGNSYSKDVITIATTLELIHMASLVHDDVIDKSDKRRGNPTIAKKWDVQTAVLTGNYLLSQSLNAVSTIEHPKLHEHLANGILEVCIGELFQFEDQFVSNQSITNYLRRIKRKTALLISLSTQLGAYSARADEETVNKLTKIGYYIGMSYQIVDDILDFTSSEKKLGKPVGSDLRNGHLTLPVLLRMKQSPQFKNRINELNAQSSDETFDALVDEIITSPELQKAKSVSNQYLHKAEKLIDSLDNDFGKKMLREIISKISDRNH